One part of the Xylanimonas allomyrinae genome encodes these proteins:
- the miaB gene encoding tRNA (N6-isopentenyl adenosine(37)-C2)-methylthiotransferase MiaB: MSSATLPVPGAPAARTYVVRTLGCQMNVHDSEHMAGLLEQAGYVRASAADDAANSADVVVINTCAVRENAATRLYGNLGHLASIKAQRPGMQIAVGGCLAQKDRGEIVERAPYVDVVFGTHNLDALPVLLERARHNAAAQVEIAESLQVFPSTLPTRRESVYAGWVSISVGCNNTCTFCIVPHLRGKERDRRPGEILAEVQALVDGGAIEVTLLGQNVNSYGVEFGDRGAFAKLLRACGQVEGLERVRFTSPHPAAFTDDVIAAMAQTPNVMPSLHMPLQSGSDRVLRAMRRSYRSEKFLGILDRVRAAMPDAAITTDLIVGFPGETEEDFAETLRVVEASRFTSAFTFQYSPRPGTPAATMADQVPKDVVQERFDRLLALQERVSAQEAARQVGRTIEVLVVEGSGKKDGATQRISGRAPDNRLVHVALPGGLVAPGAPASLDDPRLADAADLDPRLPRPGDMVTAVVTHAAPHHLLADSAAHSAADGGPDGGTHAVRRTRSGDAWAARERTRLGAPDDGHTHGTPAPSGPVSLGLPTLLRR, translated from the coding sequence ATGTCCTCCGCCACCCTCCCCGTACCAGGCGCGCCCGCAGCGCGCACCTACGTCGTGCGCACCCTCGGGTGCCAGATGAACGTCCACGACTCCGAGCACATGGCCGGCTTGCTGGAACAGGCCGGCTACGTGCGTGCGAGCGCCGCCGACGACGCCGCGAACAGCGCCGACGTCGTCGTGATCAACACCTGCGCCGTGCGGGAGAATGCGGCGACGCGCCTTTACGGAAACCTGGGTCATCTGGCGAGCATCAAGGCGCAGCGGCCGGGCATGCAGATCGCCGTGGGTGGTTGTCTGGCGCAAAAGGATCGGGGCGAGATCGTCGAGCGAGCGCCCTATGTCGACGTCGTGTTCGGCACGCACAACCTTGACGCGCTGCCGGTGCTCCTGGAGCGTGCCCGGCACAACGCGGCGGCGCAGGTCGAGATCGCCGAGTCGCTCCAGGTGTTTCCCTCGACGCTGCCCACGCGTCGTGAATCGGTCTACGCCGGCTGGGTGTCCATCTCGGTGGGCTGCAACAACACGTGCACCTTCTGCATCGTGCCGCACCTGCGCGGCAAGGAGCGTGACCGGCGCCCCGGCGAGATCCTCGCCGAGGTGCAGGCGCTGGTCGACGGCGGTGCGATCGAGGTGACGCTCCTGGGCCAGAACGTCAACTCCTACGGCGTCGAGTTCGGCGACCGCGGCGCCTTCGCCAAGCTGCTGCGCGCGTGCGGCCAGGTCGAAGGGCTGGAGCGGGTCCGCTTCACCTCCCCGCATCCGGCCGCCTTTACCGACGACGTCATCGCCGCGATGGCGCAGACGCCCAACGTCATGCCGAGCCTGCACATGCCTCTCCAGTCGGGATCCGACAGGGTGCTGCGCGCGATGCGCCGCTCGTACCGGTCCGAGAAGTTCCTCGGCATCCTCGACCGTGTGCGCGCGGCGATGCCGGACGCCGCCATCACGACCGACCTCATCGTCGGGTTCCCGGGCGAGACGGAGGAGGACTTCGCGGAGACGCTGCGTGTGGTCGAGGCCTCCCGGTTCACGTCCGCGTTCACCTTCCAGTACTCCCCGCGGCCGGGAACCCCCGCCGCGACCATGGCTGACCAGGTTCCCAAGGATGTCGTGCAGGAGCGGTTCGACCGGCTGCTGGCCTTGCAGGAGCGCGTCTCGGCGCAGGAGGCCGCCCGGCAGGTGGGCCGCACGATCGAGGTGCTCGTCGTCGAAGGCTCGGGCAAGAAGGACGGCGCCACGCAGCGGATCTCGGGCCGCGCACCCGACAACCGGCTGGTGCACGTCGCACTGCCCGGCGGTCTCGTCGCACCCGGCGCGCCGGCGTCGCTTGACGACCCGCGCCTGGCCGACGCGGCCGACCTCGACCCCCGCCTGCCCCGCCCGGGGGACATGGTGACCGCCGTCGTCACGCACGCGGCGCCGCACCACCTTCTCGCCGATTCCGCGGCCCATTCCGCTGCCGACGGCGGTCCCGACGGCGGTACGCACGCGGTGCGTCGCACGCGCTCGGGTGACGCGTGGGCCGCCCGCGAGCGGACGCGGCTCGGCGCGCCCGACGACGGTCACACGCACGGAACGCCCGCGCCCTCCGGGCCGGTCTCGCTCGGACTGCCCACGCTGCTGCGACGCTGA
- a CDS encoding VTT domain-containing protein translates to MLAALATFGTSILSALVPFVNLEVYLGVLATRIGDDAAAALTCAAAAGLGTVVGKLVWYWLAARSMQSQWVAKKLSKESWKRTFDRWHTTLAGRPWLTAAVLLAASIAGVPPLLVMSLVAGALRVRLEVFVPTVAVGRAVRAWLILAGVGAVLT, encoded by the coding sequence GTGCTCGCTGCGCTCGCCACGTTCGGCACCTCGATCCTGTCCGCGCTCGTCCCCTTCGTGAACCTCGAGGTCTACCTCGGCGTGCTCGCGACCCGGATCGGCGACGACGCCGCGGCGGCCCTGACGTGCGCGGCTGCGGCGGGGCTGGGCACGGTCGTCGGCAAGCTCGTCTGGTACTGGCTGGCCGCGCGTTCGATGCAGTCGCAGTGGGTCGCCAAGAAGCTCTCCAAGGAGTCGTGGAAGCGCACGTTCGACCGCTGGCACACCACGCTCGCCGGCCGTCCCTGGCTCACCGCCGCGGTGCTGCTGGCCGCGTCGATCGCCGGGGTTCCGCCCCTGCTGGTCATGTCGCTGGTCGCCGGTGCGCTGCGTGTCCGCCTGGAGGTGTTCGTCCCAACCGTCGCGGTGGGCCGGGCCGTGCGCGCCTGGCTGATCCTCGCCGGGGTCGGGGCCGTGCTCACGTGA
- a CDS encoding amino acid ABC transporter permease — translation MAGFFDVLASYDVLGAFWVNVQLTVWGALLALVLGTVLAVMRISPLLSLQWAGAAYVNIVRNTPLTVIMTFLVLAVWTQLSVTLSRDFTTNFFLFAVLGLGAYHAAFVCEAIRSGVNTVPVGQAEAARAIGLPFLSAARIIVLPQAFRGAIAPLGNTLIALLKNSTVAAAASVSTETSSVMKTMIEIRPDYLWEIFFTFAIGFVILIIPIGLATTWLSNRLAVRR, via the coding sequence GTGGCCGGGTTCTTCGACGTGCTCGCCAGCTACGACGTGCTCGGCGCGTTCTGGGTCAACGTGCAGCTCACCGTCTGGGGTGCGCTGCTGGCCCTCGTGCTGGGCACAGTCCTCGCCGTCATGCGGATCTCGCCGCTGCTCTCGTTGCAGTGGGCCGGCGCGGCGTACGTCAACATCGTCCGCAACACACCGCTCACGGTCATCATGACGTTCCTGGTGCTCGCAGTGTGGACCCAGCTCAGCGTCACGCTCTCCCGGGACTTCACCACGAACTTCTTCCTGTTCGCAGTGCTCGGACTCGGCGCCTACCACGCGGCGTTCGTGTGCGAGGCGATCCGCTCCGGCGTCAACACCGTGCCCGTCGGCCAGGCCGAGGCGGCTCGCGCCATCGGCCTCCCGTTCCTCTCGGCGGCCCGCATCATCGTGCTGCCCCAGGCGTTCCGCGGGGCGATCGCGCCGCTGGGCAACACCCTGATCGCGCTGCTGAAGAACTCCACGGTCGCGGCAGCCGCGTCCGTGTCCACAGAGACGTCGAGCGTCATGAAGACCATGATCGAGATCCGCCCGGACTACCTGTGGGAGATCTTCTTCACCTTCGCGATCGGCTTCGTCATCCTCATCATCCCCATCGGGCTGGCCACCACCTGGCTCTCCAACCGTCTGGCGGTCCGTCGATGA
- a CDS encoding DUF3046 domain-containing protein: protein MRLREFWELIDEVFGPGYGRALAREQVLAALGDRTPAEALDAGLQPRDVWHALCDALDVPDADRWGTSRGRKAPPPSR, encoded by the coding sequence GTGCGTCTGCGGGAGTTCTGGGAGTTGATCGACGAGGTCTTCGGGCCCGGGTACGGGCGCGCGCTCGCGCGAGAGCAGGTGCTGGCGGCGCTCGGCGACCGCACCCCGGCCGAGGCGCTGGACGCGGGGCTCCAGCCGCGCGACGTCTGGCACGCGCTGTGCGACGCGCTCGACGTGCCCGACGCGGACCGCTGGGGCACGAGCCGCGGGCGCAAGGCGCCGCCGCCGTCGCGCTGA
- a CDS encoding YbjN domain-containing protein, translating into MSRLAAWLDRARGLAPRGQGATRPTGGRSARPPEPLTAQRVGDELTRRGYRFRIDSDGDITGTWDGNRFWFLLLGDHKEILQVRGRWAGEVAATTRLAVLQAVNDWNRERIWPKVYIREEEDGLALYAEVSVDFEHGATDAQVAATVSCGLVTATQFFDSLATLAPPAAG; encoded by the coding sequence GTGAGCCGCCTGGCCGCGTGGCTCGACCGCGCGCGCGGCCTCGCGCCGCGCGGCCAGGGCGCGACCCGGCCCACCGGTGGCCGGTCCGCCCGGCCACCCGAACCGCTGACCGCGCAGCGCGTGGGCGACGAGCTGACCCGCCGCGGCTACCGCTTCCGCATCGACTCGGACGGCGACATCACCGGTACGTGGGACGGCAACCGGTTCTGGTTCCTGCTGCTGGGCGACCACAAGGAGATCCTCCAGGTGCGCGGCCGCTGGGCCGGGGAGGTGGCGGCCACGACCCGCCTGGCCGTGCTCCAGGCGGTGAACGACTGGAACCGCGAGCGCATCTGGCCCAAGGTCTACATACGCGAGGAGGAGGACGGCCTCGCGCTGTACGCCGAGGTGTCGGTCGACTTCGAGCACGGGGCGACCGACGCGCAGGTCGCCGCGACCGTGTCCTGCGGCCTGGTGACGGCGACGCAGTTCTTCGACTCGCTGGCCACGCTCGCGCCTCCCGCGGCCGGGTAG
- the dapF gene encoding diaminopimelate epimerase, whose product MRFTKGHGTHNDFVLVADTRGDLDLTPEQVRRLTDRRGGIGGDGVIRLAPTAAMARAGETIADDVLAEEPAAIWFMDYRNADGSVAEMCGNGVRVFTAFAEALGLATLDGGAELALGTRAGVKRVRKETGPDGAPWYAVDMGRWLLPGGPDAEAAGADAAVAVHGWAAPRPALSVDLGNPHTVVALGSTAELDALDLTRAPQVAPHPPHGTNVELVVPLGESAGGDGTVTGRVRMRVHERGVGETQSCGTGAVAAALAVRTWAAAGGRPPVDTWFVEVPGGLLRVRALPGGRAELAGPAELVFSGEVRV is encoded by the coding sequence TTGCGGTTCACCAAGGGTCACGGCACGCACAACGACTTCGTGCTCGTCGCCGACACGCGCGGCGACCTCGACCTGACCCCCGAGCAGGTGCGGCGCCTGACCGACCGGCGCGGCGGCATCGGCGGCGACGGCGTCATCCGGCTCGCCCCCACGGCGGCGATGGCGCGCGCCGGCGAGACGATCGCCGACGACGTGCTCGCCGAGGAGCCGGCCGCCATCTGGTTCATGGACTACCGCAACGCCGACGGCTCCGTCGCCGAGATGTGCGGCAACGGGGTGCGCGTCTTCACCGCGTTCGCCGAGGCGCTCGGCCTCGCCACGCTCGACGGCGGCGCCGAGCTCGCGCTCGGCACGCGCGCGGGCGTCAAACGCGTCCGCAAGGAGACCGGACCCGACGGCGCCCCCTGGTACGCCGTCGACATGGGCCGGTGGCTGCTGCCCGGCGGCCCCGACGCCGAGGCCGCCGGCGCGGACGCCGCCGTCGCGGTCCACGGGTGGGCGGCGCCCCGGCCCGCGCTGTCGGTCGACCTCGGCAACCCGCACACCGTCGTCGCCCTCGGGTCGACGGCCGAGCTCGACGCGCTCGACCTCACGCGCGCCCCGCAGGTCGCCCCCCACCCGCCGCACGGCACCAACGTCGAGCTCGTGGTGCCGCTCGGCGAGAGCGCTGGCGGCGACGGCACGGTCACCGGGCGGGTGCGCATGCGCGTCCACGAGCGCGGTGTCGGCGAGACGCAGTCGTGCGGCACCGGGGCGGTCGCCGCGGCGCTCGCGGTGCGGACGTGGGCTGCGGCGGGTGGCCGCCCGCCGGTCGACACCTGGTTCGTCGAGGTGCCCGGCGGCCTGCTGCGGGTGCGGGCCCTGCCGGGCGGGCGCGCCGAGCTCGCCGGGCCGGCCGAGCTCGTCTTCTCGGGTGAGGTGCGGGTCTGA
- a CDS encoding YbjN domain-containing protein, with protein sequence MRFFGSRRDTGRPSGRDEGWSPTTPPADDTASADAPPALDDQELRERVEGLLARVVGSPRGRTGQPAQEPLPAPLSHDRVSAWLERSGFTYFTDSDGDIGGLWHGRLFYFLVLGEREEVLQVRGQWHREATIERLEELLEACNSWNADHIWPKAYTRVRDDGGVVVCTECTVDVEPGVTDDQLAQHLQCGLITGSMFFDSLDETYPDPLQEAP encoded by the coding sequence GTGAGGTTCTTCGGGTCACGCCGGGACACCGGACGCCCCTCGGGGCGAGACGAGGGATGGTCCCCGACCACGCCGCCAGCCGACGACACCGCGTCCGCCGACGCGCCGCCCGCCCTGGACGACCAGGAGCTGCGCGAACGAGTCGAAGGCCTGCTGGCGCGCGTCGTCGGCAGCCCGCGCGGCAGGACCGGGCAGCCTGCCCAGGAACCCTTGCCCGCGCCGCTCTCCCACGACCGCGTGAGCGCATGGCTCGAGCGGTCCGGGTTCACCTACTTCACCGACTCGGACGGTGACATCGGCGGGCTGTGGCACGGGCGCCTGTTCTACTTCCTCGTGCTCGGCGAGCGCGAGGAAGTCCTCCAGGTGCGCGGACAGTGGCACCGCGAGGCCACCATCGAGCGCCTCGAGGAGCTGCTCGAGGCCTGCAACTCGTGGAACGCCGACCACATCTGGCCCAAGGCGTACACGCGCGTGCGGGACGACGGCGGCGTCGTCGTGTGCACCGAGTGCACCGTCGACGTCGAGCCCGGCGTGACCGACGACCAGCTCGCCCAGCACCTGCAGTGCGGGCTCATCACGGGCTCGATGTTCTTCGACAGCCTCGACGAGACCTACCCCGATCCGCTCCAGGAGGCGCCGTGA
- a CDS encoding glutamate ABC transporter substrate-binding protein, which produces MRKRTTGLLALAATAALTFTACSSAEPGGPAADPSEDGGGTSKTIKVGVKYDQPGLGLQDGPNHTGFDVDVATYVVGKLGYTPDQIQWVESPSAQRETMLQTGQVDIIFATYSITDARKEIVDFAGPYFIAGQDLLVSQDNTDITGPDALEGKNLCSVTGSTSAQKIKDSYSAGVNLLERPGYAECVTALVAGQVDAVTTDDIILAGLAATDANKGKVKVVGAPFTEERYGIGLPKGSTETCEKVNEAVKEMIDDGTWEQLIEKNTAGTGYTPNAAENPPTPDACS; this is translated from the coding sequence ATGCGCAAACGCACCACCGGGCTCCTCGCCCTCGCGGCGACAGCCGCGCTCACCTTCACCGCTTGTTCGAGCGCCGAACCAGGCGGACCGGCCGCCGACCCCTCGGAAGACGGCGGCGGGACGAGCAAGACCATCAAGGTCGGCGTGAAGTACGACCAGCCCGGCCTCGGCCTTCAGGACGGCCCCAACCACACAGGCTTCGACGTCGACGTCGCCACCTATGTCGTCGGCAAGCTCGGCTACACGCCCGACCAGATCCAGTGGGTCGAGTCACCGTCTGCCCAGCGCGAGACGATGCTCCAGACCGGGCAGGTCGACATCATCTTCGCGACGTACTCGATCACGGACGCTCGCAAGGAGATCGTCGACTTCGCCGGCCCGTACTTCATCGCGGGCCAGGATCTGCTCGTCTCGCAGGACAACACCGACATCACCGGCCCCGACGCGCTCGAGGGCAAGAACCTGTGCTCGGTCACGGGGTCGACGTCCGCCCAGAAGATCAAGGACAGCTACTCGGCCGGGGTGAACCTGCTCGAGCGTCCCGGCTACGCCGAGTGCGTCACCGCCCTCGTCGCGGGCCAGGTCGACGCGGTGACCACGGACGACATCATCCTCGCAGGCCTCGCCGCGACCGACGCCAACAAGGGCAAGGTCAAGGTGGTCGGTGCGCCGTTCACGGAAGAGCGCTACGGCATCGGGCTCCCCAAGGGCTCGACCGAGACGTGCGAGAAGGTCAACGAGGCCGTCAAGGAGATGATCGACGACGGCACGTGGGAGCAGCTCATCGAGAAGAACACCGCCGGGACCGGCTACACGCCCAACGCCGCCGAGAACCCGCCGACGCCGGACGCCTGCTCCTGA
- a CDS encoding CDP-alcohol phosphatidyltransferase family protein — translation MQRPSDIDADPASERLWTPATAVTAVRTLASLALCLVAAHQHSLTLLVAGLGVYWVGDMLDGAVARFLGCETRIGAVLDLLCDRLNAAAFYLGLVWLLPQNAVPVGVYLFEFLVVDAFLSLAFLAWSVRSPNYFYDVDRRIWAWNWSKPGKAVNSALFAVLLLVTSTPWVGTVVAAGLLVLKCVSLGWLLRLGLPIPARVDAAPSSVPPTAPSATA, via the coding sequence ATGCAACGTCCCTCCGACATCGACGCTGATCCCGCGTCGGAGCGCCTGTGGACCCCGGCGACGGCGGTCACGGCGGTCCGAACCCTCGCATCGCTCGCGCTGTGTCTCGTGGCCGCCCACCAGCACAGTCTCACGCTGCTGGTCGCCGGGCTGGGCGTGTACTGGGTGGGCGACATGCTCGACGGCGCGGTCGCCCGGTTCCTGGGGTGCGAGACGCGCATCGGAGCGGTGCTCGACCTGTTGTGCGACCGGCTCAACGCGGCCGCGTTCTACCTCGGCCTCGTGTGGCTGCTGCCGCAGAACGCGGTTCCGGTGGGCGTGTACCTGTTCGAGTTCCTCGTGGTCGACGCGTTCCTGTCGCTGGCGTTCCTCGCGTGGTCGGTGCGCAGCCCGAACTACTTCTACGACGTCGACCGGCGCATCTGGGCGTGGAACTGGTCCAAGCCGGGCAAGGCGGTCAACTCGGCCCTCTTCGCGGTGCTGCTGCTGGTGACGTCGACGCCGTGGGTCGGCACCGTCGTGGCCGCCGGGCTGCTGGTGCTCAAGTGCGTCTCGCTCGGGTGGCTGCTGCGTCTCGGCCTTCCGATCCCCGCCCGCGTGGACGCCGCGCCGTCGAGCGTCCCGCCGACAGCGCCGTCCGCGACGGCCTGA
- the miaA gene encoding tRNA (adenosine(37)-N6)-dimethylallyltransferase MiaA, translating into MIVVAVVGPTATGKSDLAIDLAQALSQPGVPAEIVNADAYQLYRGMDVGTAKVPPGERRGIVHHQLDVLDPGQDASVARYQAAARADLDAIAARGARAVVVGGSGLYVRALLDHLDFPGTDPAVRAGLEERAEREGRRALHAELARLDPAAAASIGPHNTRRIVRALEVIAITGRPYSANLPRQEYVRPAVQIGLDCDREALDARVTARVERMWAAGLVEEVRGLAGPDQGGTGLGLGATAARAVGYAEVLGLLSGRCTADEARTEITANTRRLARKQMGWFGRDPRVQWLDAAAPDLVERALAVVAAADAGTLPAPGDAPVRRSLGS; encoded by the coding sequence GTGATCGTCGTCGCCGTCGTGGGCCCCACCGCCACCGGGAAGTCGGACCTCGCCATCGATCTCGCACAGGCGCTGTCGCAGCCCGGCGTGCCCGCCGAGATCGTCAACGCCGACGCCTACCAGCTCTACCGCGGGATGGACGTCGGCACGGCCAAGGTCCCGCCCGGCGAGCGGCGCGGCATCGTCCACCACCAGCTCGACGTGCTCGACCCCGGCCAGGACGCGTCGGTCGCGCGATACCAGGCCGCGGCGCGTGCCGACCTCGACGCGATCGCCGCGCGCGGCGCGCGCGCCGTCGTCGTCGGCGGGTCGGGGCTGTACGTGCGCGCCCTGCTCGACCACCTCGACTTCCCCGGCACCGACCCTGCCGTGCGCGCCGGGCTCGAGGAGCGTGCCGAGCGCGAGGGGCGGCGGGCGCTGCACGCCGAGCTCGCGCGTCTCGACCCCGCTGCGGCGGCGAGCATCGGCCCGCACAACACGCGCCGCATCGTGCGCGCCCTCGAGGTCATCGCGATCACGGGGCGGCCCTACTCCGCCAACCTGCCCCGCCAGGAGTACGTGCGACCGGCCGTCCAGATCGGGCTCGACTGCGACCGGGAGGCGCTCGACGCGCGCGTGACCGCCCGTGTCGAGCGCATGTGGGCCGCCGGCCTCGTCGAGGAGGTACGCGGCCTCGCGGGCCCCGACCAGGGCGGGACAGGTCTCGGCCTGGGTGCGACGGCGGCCCGCGCCGTCGGGTACGCCGAGGTGCTCGGGCTGCTCTCGGGCCGGTGCACGGCCGACGAGGCCCGCACCGAGATCACCGCCAACACCCGGCGGCTGGCGCGCAAGCAGATGGGCTGGTTCGGGCGAGACCCGCGCGTCCAGTGGCTGGACGCCGCCGCCCCCGACCTCGTCGAGCGCGCACTCGCGGTCGTGGCCGCCGCCGACGCCGGGACGCTGCCCGCGCCGGGAGACGCCCCCGTGCGCCGTAGTCTGGGGTCATGA
- a CDS encoding regulatory protein RecX → MGKRRGRTGRSGVGARSGERAPRRSVTERLEAGEVTVDEAGDLARETVLRILTATPKSRRELEQAMARKGYPEPVVARVLDRFAEVGLIDDVEYAHMVVRTRHSERGLARRAIAAELRRRGIDDDTAAEALGQVADDDERETAARLAGGLVARTRGLARDARVRRAASALARKGYPTGVAFAAVKDALAAEGVETGDLSELG, encoded by the coding sequence GTGGGGAAGCGCCGCGGCCGGACCGGTCGGAGCGGTGTCGGTGCGCGCTCGGGTGAGCGCGCACCGCGCCGTTCCGTCACCGAGCGCCTTGAGGCGGGCGAGGTCACGGTCGACGAGGCCGGCGACCTGGCCCGCGAGACCGTCCTTCGCATCCTGACCGCTACGCCGAAGAGCCGCCGCGAACTGGAGCAGGCGATGGCCCGCAAGGGCTACCCGGAGCCGGTGGTGGCGCGGGTCCTGGATCGGTTCGCCGAGGTGGGCCTGATCGACGACGTCGAGTACGCCCACATGGTCGTGCGCACCCGGCACTCCGAGAGGGGCCTCGCACGCCGCGCCATCGCCGCAGAGCTGCGCCGGCGCGGGATAGACGACGACACGGCGGCCGAGGCGCTCGGTCAGGTTGCCGACGACGACGAGCGCGAGACGGCGGCGCGCCTCGCCGGCGGGCTGGTGGCCCGCACGCGTGGGCTGGCGCGCGACGCCCGCGTCAGGCGGGCCGCGTCGGCGTTGGCCCGGAAGGGCTATCCGACCGGGGTTGCGTTCGCGGCGGTCAAGGACGCGCTCGCGGCAGAGGGTGTGGAGACCGGCGACCTCTCCGAGCTCGGATAG
- a CDS encoding amino acid ABC transporter permease produces the protein MSASVLFDAPGPRGRRRMAISNALGAVVVLGILAWVLVVLSGKGQLAAGLWRTAVDPRAWQYYYLPGLQNTLRAAAFATVGAVVFGILFGMGRLSHLRAIRWVSSLLVEFLRAVPVLLMMVFLNILFGVTLRGVVADSAFTAVVVALILYNGSVIAELVRSGVGSLPRGQAEAGVSLGLTRGQTLRSIQLPQALIAMLPAVVSQLVVVLKDSALGQLIGYKELLRSAQILASGGGNPLQALFVAAILFILLNVVLSWVARRLARRLSSRTSGKTATGSGIGPGIAVPRTAPGVTAGG, from the coding sequence ATGAGCGCTTCCGTCCTGTTCGACGCCCCCGGCCCACGCGGCCGGCGCCGCATGGCGATCAGCAACGCCCTGGGCGCGGTCGTGGTGCTCGGCATCCTCGCCTGGGTGCTCGTCGTCCTCAGCGGCAAGGGCCAGCTCGCCGCCGGCCTGTGGCGCACCGCCGTCGACCCGCGCGCGTGGCAGTACTACTACCTGCCCGGGTTGCAGAACACCCTGCGCGCGGCGGCCTTCGCCACGGTCGGCGCCGTCGTCTTCGGGATTCTTTTCGGCATGGGCAGGCTGTCGCACCTGCGGGCGATCCGCTGGGTCTCCTCACTGCTCGTCGAGTTCCTGCGCGCCGTGCCCGTGCTCCTGATGATGGTCTTCCTCAACATCCTCTTCGGGGTCACGCTGCGGGGCGTCGTCGCCGACTCGGCGTTCACCGCCGTCGTCGTGGCGCTCATCCTCTACAACGGGTCGGTCATCGCCGAGCTCGTTCGCTCGGGCGTCGGCAGCCTGCCGCGCGGGCAGGCCGAGGCCGGCGTGTCGCTGGGCCTCACACGCGGGCAGACCCTCCGCTCGATCCAGCTCCCCCAAGCCCTCATCGCGATGCTCCCGGCAGTCGTCTCCCAGCTCGTCGTCGTTCTCAAGGACTCCGCGCTCGGCCAGCTCATCGGGTACAAGGAGCTGCTGCGCTCCGCCCAGATCCTCGCCTCAGGAGGCGGCAACCCGCTGCAGGCGCTGTTCGTCGCCGCGATCCTGTTCATCCTGCTCAACGTCGTGCTGTCGTGGGTCGCGCGCAGGCTCGCCCGGCGACTGTCCAGCCGAACCTCCGGCAAGACGGCCACAGGCAGCGGCATCGGCCCAGGCATCGCAGTCCCACGGACCGCGCCCGGTGTGACGGCCGGAGGGTGA
- a CDS encoding amino acid ABC transporter ATP-binding protein, giving the protein METAAPPLVELTGVNKHFGALHVLRDINLTVHKGEVLVVVGPSGSGKSTLCRAINRLETIDEGEIRVDGNPLPGEGRGLAKLRAEVGMVFQSFNLFAHKTVLDNVTLGPRKVRRASKKDAETEALALLRRVGVEDQARKMPAQLSGGQQQRVAIARALAMHPKVMLFDEPTSALDPEMVNEVLDAMVALTKEGMTMIVVTHEMGFARKAADRVVFMADGQIVEEADPDTFFTAPQSERAKDFLSKILIH; this is encoded by the coding sequence ATGGAGACAGCCGCACCGCCACTGGTCGAGCTCACGGGGGTCAACAAGCACTTCGGCGCTCTCCACGTGCTGCGCGACATCAACCTCACGGTCCACAAGGGTGAGGTTCTCGTCGTCGTCGGGCCGTCGGGCTCGGGCAAGTCAACGCTGTGCCGAGCCATCAACCGGCTCGAGACCATCGACGAGGGCGAGATCCGCGTCGACGGCAACCCCCTGCCTGGCGAGGGCCGCGGGCTCGCCAAGCTGCGTGCGGAGGTCGGCATGGTGTTCCAGTCGTTCAACCTGTTCGCGCACAAGACCGTGCTCGACAACGTGACGCTCGGACCGCGCAAGGTCCGCCGGGCGTCGAAGAAGGATGCAGAGACGGAGGCGCTGGCGTTGCTGCGGCGCGTGGGTGTCGAGGACCAGGCGCGCAAGATGCCCGCCCAGCTCTCCGGCGGCCAACAGCAGCGCGTCGCGATCGCCCGAGCCCTCGCGATGCATCCCAAGGTCATGCTCTTCGACGAGCCCACCAGCGCCCTGGACCCCGAGATGGTCAACGAGGTGCTCGACGCGATGGTGGCGCTCACCAAGGAGGGCATGACGATGATCGTCGTGACACATGAGATGGGATTCGCCCGCAAAGCCGCGGACAGAGTCGTGTTCATGGCGGACGGTCAGATCGTCGAGGAAGCAGATCCCGACACGTTCTTCACCGCGCCTCAGTCGGAGCGGGCGAAGGACTTCCTCTCAAAGATCCTCATCCACTGA